The Raphanus sativus cultivar WK10039 chromosome 6, ASM80110v3, whole genome shotgun sequence sequence GAGTGGAGCGGTTGGTGGGCCCTGGAAATACCCGTTCTTAAAGGGATTCGTGACGGTGTTAGCGAGAAGCGTGGCGAGGTTAATAATCATCCCGTCAACTCCGACGTCGCCGTTAGGAGAAACCAAAGGCGGGCCTTGTGGGCCGTAAATGGGCTGGTGAAACGGCCACGCGCAGTATCCCGGACACATCGTCTCGGCGTTTCCGACCCAGACGTAAGCCTCACCGTTGTTGGCTGCGCGGCGCGAAGTGGAGACGGATGACCCGTGGGACCCGCAACGGTTCATACAGAAACCCTCGACGTTAACGTCTTTCGCCGTTAAAACGACGGTTATCGAGCTGAGCCCGCCGTTAAGTTTGGCCGACAAAGCGCGGAGGTTAGGATTCTTGAGGTATTTTCCGAGAGGGTAGTTCTCGAGGAGGAGCTGTTTCCCGACGACGAGCGTCGAGGCTCCGCCTTTGTAATTCTCCGTCGTCTTCCACCAGGACGCGACGGAAGGAGCCGCTTCTTTGGAGCTGAGCGAGCGGATGAAGTCGACGATCACGGACCGTTGGGTGGGCGTGAAGCGACCGTACCAGACGAGGTTGACGTTGATGTTGCCTTTCAAGAGAGCGCCGTTGTGGTATTTGAGAACGAGCGGCTGTTCTTTGACCAACGCGGCGGAGGAAATACCGGCGATGGCGGCGAGGACGGTGAGGAAGATGGCGAAACGGTAACTATAAGCCATTTTAAGAAGTTTGTTTTGTAAGATAGTTCAGAGGTTTTGTTTGAGGTTTTATAGAATGAAATGAATACAGAGGCCAGAGGGTATTTATACCACAAACGTAGACGAGCGAAACAGCTGTCGTAGCATAGGTGTGGTTGTCCGAAAGTGCCACGTAGAGTGGTATGAATGGATGGTAAGGTCTTTGACAGCCTGGAAGGTGCGTCAACTGTGACGTGGTTAGTCTCCATAGCGTGTATTAAATTTAAGTGATGCTTAGCcgataattttgttattttaaagaagttttaaactttaatcTTACGCCATGCGGAGAGACATGCTCGTCCATGCGcatttgtataaatttttaatgaGTGTAGACATTAGACAATGTAATACAATTAAATAAgcaaatacatatatacacatatatgaaTCTTGAAAATTAGATTAAATTGGATAGGTACATTTCATAGTctttaattcttttttcttCGAGCTGTCATAGACTCAAAAGTCTTAGCTATTAAAACATTTTGAAGTTTATGAATACAAACCGAGTATAGTTTAAATGCAAAAGCCCATTCTGAATTCGAATGCAAGGATTAGTCAAAAAGAAATC is a genomic window containing:
- the LOC108807317 gene encoding protein EXORDIUM-like 2 — translated: MAYSYRFAIFLTVLAAIAGISSAALVKEQPLVLKYHNGALLKGNINVNLVWYGRFTPTQRSVIVDFIRSLSSKEAAPSVASWWKTTENYKGGASTLVVGKQLLLENYPLGKYLKNPNLRALSAKLNGGLSSITVVLTAKDVNVEGFCMNRCGSHGSSVSTSRRAANNGEAYVWVGNAETMCPGYCAWPFHQPIYGPQGPPLVSPNGDVGVDGMIINLATLLANTVTNPFKNGYFQGPPTAPLEAVSACTGMFGPGSYPGYAGQVLVDKTTGSSFNARGLAGRKYLLPAMWDPQTSTCKTLG